One Nicotiana tomentosiformis chromosome 4, ASM39032v3, whole genome shotgun sequence genomic window carries:
- the LOC104111469 gene encoding F-box protein At4g09920-like — MSSARNKRQRNHVIVDRISDLPDLILCHILSFLPTHYAVWTSLLSKRWKNLRNNVDTLYFDCFNKKWRKRNFTRFANRVLMYQLFLNKLKKFSLLWTKICDKDDIHAWVRWAIANGVEDFNLQKIGETSRRVNLPISLYFCKTLGVLELRGQLLINCPGNICLPRLKTLSLVTVHYEGGERDVRKLISSCPMLQSLYI, encoded by the coding sequence ATGTCGTCTGCTCGCAATAAGCGCCAACGAAATCATGTCATTGTTGATAGGATCAGCGATTTGCCTGACTTAATTTTGTGTCACATTCTCTCTTTTCTTCCAACTCATTATGCTGTGTGGACAAGTTTACTATCAAAAAGATGGAAAAATCTACGGAACAATGTTGACACTTTGTACTTCGATTGCTTTAACAAAAAGTGGAGAAAACGTAACTTTACCCGATTTGCTAACAGGGTTTTGATGTACCAGTTATTTTTGAACAAGTTGAAAAAGTTCTCCCTTTTGTGGACCAAAATATGTGACAAGGATGATATCCATGCATGGGTACGTTGGGCTATTGCTAACGGAGTTGAAGACTTTAATTTGCAAAAAATTGGTGAAACTAGTCGCCGAGTGAATTTGCCTATTAGCTTATACTTCTGCAAAACGCTAGGGGTTCTTGAATTGCGCGGCCAATTACTCATCAATTGTCCAGGAAATATTTGTCTTCCAAGATTAAAAACTCTTAGTTTAGTTACGGTTCATTATGAAGGTGGCGAACGTGATGTTCGTAAGCTTATATCTAGTTGTCCCATGTTGCAATCTCTTTATATTTAA